The genome window ATGATTACTTTTATAGCGGATTTAATTAAATGCAATGATTTAGTTAATATTTCTTTGCGTGTTATATCCGATCATATCCGTTCTTGTATTTTTATAATTCAGGATGGTATTTTACCATCCAATGAAAAACATGGTTATGTATTACGCAAATTAATCAGACGAGCTATTATTCACGGTTATATGTTAGGTATAAGAGATAGTTTTCTTTATAAATTAGTTAGTTTTTTTATTCATTGTTTGAAATTAAATAATTATTTAATAAAATTAGATGTCAATAGTATTTCATCTGTTATAAAATCTGAAGAAGATCATTTTTCAAGAACTTTGCAAAAGGGTTTTTTATTACTAAATAAAAAATTGATTAGTTTAAAAACCAATGTATTAGATGGTAAAATATTATTTGAATTATATGATACTTATGGGTTTCCTATTTATTTAACTAAAGAAATTTGTCTTAAAAATAATATTTTGATTGATTTTATTAAATTTGAAAATTGTATGTCTGAACAGCGTAAAAGATCACGTATGTATAATAATGATACTACAAAGTTAAAATTTAATGGTTTAATTTTAAGTAATTACTCATCGGTTTTTAATGGATATATTAATTTTGAAATTACTAGTAAAGTATTATTAATATTAGTATCTAATAAGATGGTTAAAGACATATATACTGGTCAAAAGGGTATTATTATTTTAAATGAAACATCATTTTTTTTTGAATCTTCTGGACAAATATCAGATATAGGTATTTTAAAGAATAATAATGGTATATTTAGAGTTGATAAAGTAAAGAAGCATGGAAATGTTATATTTCATATTGGTGTTTTAATTTCAGGTAATTTATCTGTATTTGATATAGTATGTTCTTCCATTGATAAATTTCATAGAAAATGTATTGAAATTAATCATTCTTCTACACATTTGTTACATTCTGCTTTACGTACCGTTTTAGGTGAACATGTTGTGCAAAAAGGTTCATTTATAAATCATAAATATTTTAGATTTGATTTTTTTCATAAAAAATCATTAACTACTGATGAATTGTATTTAATTGAAAAAATTGTCAATAATTATATTCGTGATAATATTAGTATCTCAACAACTTATATGAATTTAAATGATATTAGATTAAATAATATTATTTTTTTATTTGGTGAAAAATATAAACAGGAATTTATGCGTGTTGTTAAAATAGGTAATATTTCTTATGAAGTATGTTTGGGCACACATGTAAAACGTACTGGTGATATTGGATTTTTAAAAATTATTTCAGAGAAAGGGATATCTTTGGGTATTCGTCGTATAGAGTCTGTTGCTGGAAAATATGCCATTTCTTATATTCAATCCTTGCATTCTAAAATTAATTTATTTAGCAAATTATTAAATAGTAATTTTAATAACTTAGAAAATAATTTAATATCTACAATAAAAAATTTTAATTTATTAAAAAAAATTTTAGAAAAAAATAAAAAAGATAATTTAAATAAAAATATTATTTTCCTTAAGAAAAATATTGAAGTTTTTAAAGGTGTTAATTTTTTGTTTAATTATTTGGTAAATTTAGATATTAATAATTTATATAAAATTATGTATATTTTAATTAAAACTTTAAATAAAATAATATTTTTTTTATTCACTAATATAAAAGATGATTACTTTTTTATTTTTTATATTAGTAAAAATTTAAATTATTTATTCGATAAAAAAGAGTTAATTAATTTTTTATCTAGTAAATTTAATTGTAAAATATGTTTTAATTCTGATATTGGAAATTTTCGTATTAAAAATGATTATTTTATTGATGATTTTGTAAATGAAATAAAATATTGGATTTTTGGTAAAATATAATTAATTTTATATTTAATTTATTTTTTTATATTTTATTGTAAAATTAGGTTCTTTATTTTATAGTTTAAAATTTGATTTGGTAGTTTATTTAGGGATGAAAAATGCTTATTTTGACTAGGTGTGTAGGTGAAGCTCTTATTATTAATGATAATGTTTGTGTTACAATTTTAGGTGTAAAAGGCAATCAAGTTAGAGTTGGGATAAAAGCTCCTAAAAATGTTGTTATTCATAGGGAAGAGGTTTATCGAAAAATAAAAATACAGAAAATAAAATCTTTATAATATTATGTTTTAATAAATTATTTATTCATAAAAGTTTTATTGGTGAGATGGCCGAGAGGTTTAAGGCGCTCCTCTGCTAAGGGAGTATGTAATTTTAAATGCATCGAGGGTTCGAATCCCTCTCTCATCGTTTTTTTGTGTAATTTTTTTATTATTTAGCACCCGTAGCTTAATTGGATAGAGCATTCGGCTACGAACCGAACGGTTGGAGGTTCGAATCCTCTCGGGTGTATTTTATATTTTATTATAAAAAACTTTTATGGTTTTTGTTTATTATATTTTATTTTTTGAATATTTTTTTATTTTTTAACAAGTTTTTCTTTGATTTTAGCCGCTTTACCTTTTAATGATCTTAAATAATATAATTTAGCTTTTTTTACTATACCTCTTTTATTTAATTTAATTTGATCTATTATAGGCGAGTGTTTGTTGAAAACTCTTTCTATTCCTTCGCCATGTGATATTTTTCTTACAGTAAATGAAGAATTAAGTCCTCTATTTCTAATTGCAATTACTAAACCTTCAAATATTTGAGTTTTTTTTTTATCTCCTTCTTTTATTAGTATTTTTATTTCAATAAAGTCTCCTTGTTTAAAAAATGGTATATTTTTTTTCATATATTTTTTTTCTATTTTATTTATAATTTTATTCATTATTTTTTTTCCTTAAGTTATATTTTTTTTTGAATTCTGAAATTAATTTTTTTTGTTCAAATGTTAGTTTTATTTTTTTTAATAAATCTGGTCTTTTTATCCATGTATGTCCTAATGCCTGTTTTAATCTCCATTTATTTATTTTAGTATGATTACCTTTTAATAAAACTGATGGTACTTTATTACCTTGTAAATTAGATGGTCTTGTATAATGAGGGGCATCTAAAATTCCCTGATAAAATGAATCATTTGTAATAGATGATGTTTGTTTAATTGTATTTGGTATTAAACGTGTTATGCAATCAATTAAAACCATTGCTGGTATTTCTCCTCCACTTAATATGTAATCTCCTATGGATATTTCTTCATCTATTTCTGTTTCTATTATTCTTTCGTCAATACCTTTATATCTTCCACACACTATTATGATTTTTTTATATTTTATTATTTTAAATATTTTTTTATGTTTTAATATTTTACCTTTTGGTGAAAGATATATTACTTTTGTATTTTTGCCTATTTTTTTTTTAATGGTTTTTATTGTATTTATTATAGGTTCATACATCATTAACATTCCTCCTCCTCCTCCATACAAATAATCGTCTATTTTTTTATTTTTATTTTTTGTATAATTGCGGGGATTCCAAAGTCTTATTTTTAACAATTTTTTTTTTGTGGCACGCTTTATATTTTTAAAATTTTTTATTATTTTAAATATTTCTGGTAATATACTTATTATTTCTATCAGCATTTTATTTTATTTATTATTTATTCCAATCTATTTTAATTTGTTTTTTTTTGTGATTTATTTTTTTTATTATTTTATTGTTTATGAATGGTATTAGTTTTTTCTTTGTTTTTTTATGTTTTTGTATTACTAATATAGTATTTTTTTTTATCGTAATTAATTTTATTATTTTGCCTATATATTTTTTTTTAGCATCTATTACTTCATAATTTTTTATTTTATTAATTAAAAAATAATTTTTTTTAAATATTTGTTTTTCATGTACCGATATATCACAATTAGTTAAAATTTTTGCTTCATTTATATTATTAATATTCTTTATTTTTATAATAATTTTTTTATAATGTTTTTTCCAGTTTTCTATTTTTATTATTGATTTATAATTGTTTTTTTTAATTTTCCATGTTTTGAAATCAAATATGTTTTCTTTTATTTTAAAGAATGAATTTATTTTTAACCAACCTTTTATTCCTAATGTTTTTCCTATTTTACCTATTATTATTTCATTTTCTTTTATTTTTTTATTCATTTGCATTTGTTTTTTGTTTTATTTTTTTTATAGAATATTTTAGTCTTTTTGATAATTTTGCTCCTGTTTTTTTCCAATATTCTAATCTTTTCATATTTATTTTAATATTTTTTATTTTATTTTTTGTAATGGAATTTAAAAATCCTATTTTTTCTATAAAACGTCCATTTCTAGGATTTCTTTTATCGGTTACTATAATATTATAAAATGGTTTTTTTTTTGCACCATTTAGAGCTAAACGTATTCTTATCATAAAACATCCTGTTTAATTTTATTAAATTTTAATTTTTAAAAATATTAGTTTTAATAGTAAATATTTAATAATGATTAATGTCAATAAAAAAAATTTTAATTTTTTATTTGTTAAAATTTTATTTGGTATATGTTTTTCATTTTTTAATTTTTGATTATTTAAATAAAAATAAAAAAATATTTTTTAATAACTATATTATTAATAAAATATAATAAATAAGGAATTTAAATAAAAATTATTAAATATTTTATTATAATTATAGATTATATTTTTATTTTTAAAATAAGTTGCTTTTTTTCTTTAAATTTGTGTTAAAATTCATTGTTTTTGTCAAAACTAATATTTTATTAAATTTCATGGTTTATATAATTAATATTTATATTTTTAAAATTTATTTTATAAATTTAATATATATTTTGGTTATTGTTTATATTTTAAATATTATTTTTAATATAATTTAGCTTATTATTGTAAGATTTTTTTTTTTTTTTTTACATTAATTGATTTTAGAATATTGAATTTATTTTTAAATATTGATTTTATTACATCAATATTTTTTTACTATACAATGTTATATCACATTAAGATTAATTTTTATTTTTTATAGTTTATTATTATTTTTTATTGTATTATTTTTATAAGGTTATTCTTTATGAATCCTATGCTTAATATAGCAATTAAAGCGATTAGATCTGCGGGTAATTTTTTGATACAAAAATATGTAAATTATACAAAATTAGATATTAATAATATAACTAAGAGTAGTTTAGCTATAGCCAATATTAACAGATCAATGAAATTGATTATTATGCAAGTTATTCAAAAATATTATCCTAATCATATATTTATAAAAAATAAGTATAAGTTACATTTTACTAAAAGTAATAATACTAAATGGGTTATTAATTCTCTTGATGGCGTAGATAATTTTATTAGAAAATTTCCACATTTTTCTATTTCTATAGCAGCTATAGTAAATGGTAGATCTGTAATATCTTTGATATATGATCCAATTCGTAACGATTTATTTTCTGCAGTTCGTGGTAATGGAGCGCAGTTAAATAGTTTTAGAATTAGAAGCAATTCTATTTGTAAATTAGAAAATATTGTTTTAGCTTTATCTTTAAAATCAAAATTGAACAATGATATAATTTTATATAAAAAAGTATTAAATAAATTGATTAACAGTCATATTGATTTTCGTTATACTGGATCTTCATCTTTGGATTTAGCATATCTAGCAGCTGGTAAAATCGATGGTTATTTACAAGTTGGTTTTAATTATTTTGATTTTATTTCTAATGAATTATTGTTAATAGAATCAGGTAATATCTTATCAGATTTTATTGGTAAAAGTGATTGTCTGTTATTTAATAATGTTATATGTGGCAATCCTCGTTTATTAAAAGAGTTATTAATTTTGGTTAAAGAATAATTATTTATATATTGGAAATTTATTGCATAAATTTTTCACCATTTTTTTTATTTTTTGAATTTTTTTTTTATTTTTTATATTATTTAATATTTCAACAATCCAGTATGTTATTTTTTTTGTTTCTTTTTTTTTAAAGCCTCTTTTTGTTATAGCGGGTGTTCCTATACGAATACCCGATGTTATCGTTGCATTTTTTTTGTCATTTGGTATAAAATTTTTATTTGTTACTATATTTGCTTCATATAATGCATTACTAGCTTCTAATCCAGTAATGTTTTTGTTAGATAGATTTATTAAAAACATATGATTTTTTGTACATCCGGATATTATTTTATATTTTTTTTTAATTAATATTTTTGTCATTGTTTTAGCATTTTTTATTGTTTGTTTTTGATACGATTGAAATTTTTTTTCCATAGCTTCTTTAAATGCTACAGCTTTAGCTGCTATTATATGCATCATTGGGCCTCCTTGTTCTCCTGGGAATATCGCACGATCTAATTTATCATATAAAATTTTATCTCCTCCTTTAGCTAATATCATTCCCCCTCTAGGGCCTGATAAAGTTTTGTGAGTAGTTGTTGTTACTACATGCGCATATGGTAATGGATTTGGGTATAATTTAGCTGCAATTAACCCTGCTATGTGGGCCATATCAACAAGTAAATATGAATTATTTATTTCAGCAATTTTTCTTATTCTTTTCCAATTAATTATTCCTGAATAAGATGAAAATCCAGCTATTATTAATTTTGGTTTATATTTGTTACTTAATTCATGTATTTCTTTATAGTTTATATTACCTTTTATATTTAATCCATAGTTAATGACTTTATATAATTTTCCTGATGAATTTATCTTTGCTCCATGAGATAAATGTCCTCCATGTGTTAACTTCATACTAAGTATGGTATCTCCATAATTAATAAGTGCATTATACGCTGCTAAATTTGCTTGTGTTCCTGAATGTGGTTGTACATTAACATAGTCAGCATTAAATAATTTTTTTGCTCTTTTAATAGCTATTTTTTCTATTATGTCTACATATTTACATCCTGAGTAAAAACGTTTATTGGGATATCCTTCTGCATATTTATTTGTTAAAATTGATCCTTGTGCTTGCATAACACAGTTACTTACATAGTTTTCTGATGCTATTAGATTTATATATTCATTTTGTCTTTTTTTTTCAGCTTGGATTAATTTCCATAATGTATTATCATATATTTTAATATTTTTTTTCATAATTATTTTTTTATTTTTTTTTTGATTTTACATTATTATAATATTTTTTTTAAAATATTAAATTTTAATATTTATCAAACTTTTATTATTATATTTATTTCATTCAAATTAAATTTATTTTATGATTAGTATGATAGTTGCTTTTTCTATTAATAAAGTAATTGGTATTAATAATCAGATACCATGGTATATCCCAGAAGATTTAAAATGGTTTAAAAAACATACATTATTTAAAATTATTTTAATGGGGAGATTAACATGGGAGTCCATTGGTAAATTATTGACAAAACGTACAAATATAGTATTAAGTAGATCTGGTTCTTGTAAAATTAATTTATCTGAATTATATAATACTAATAATGTAATATGGTTGTCTTCATTTGAAGATTTATTCATTAATTTATCAAAAAACGATGAAGTTGTTATCATTGGTGGTGAAAGTATTTATAAACAAACATTAAAATACGTAGATAGATTATATTTAACTCATATTTATAAATATTTTTATGGTGATACATTTTTTCCCGATTATAATATTTATAATTGGAAATCTATTTATAAAAGAAAATGCGTATTTAATATTAATGGAAAATTTACTTATTGTTTAGAAATTTTAGATAGAATTATATAATTTTTTAATATGGAATATAGTGAAGATATAATTATAAATAAATTTAAACATAAAACTGTTTTTCTTGAAGAAGCCGTTGATATGTTAAATATAAAACCTAATGGTATATATATAGATGCTACATTCGGTTGTGGTGGTCATTCTTATTTAATATTGTCTAAATTAAATAAATTTGGTAAATTATATGTAATTGATCGTGATCCATTTTCTATATTTTTAGCAAAAAAAATAATAGATTCTAGATTGTTTGTGATTCATGATAGATTTTCCAAATTAATAAATTATGTAAAAAAATATTCTATATTTGGTAAAATAGATGGTATTTTATTTGATTTAGGCATGTCTTCTTTACAATTAAATGAACCTAATAGAGGTTTTTCTTTTATGCGTGATGGTTTTTTAGATATGAGAATGGATTATTTTTCTTCTATGTCGGCATTTAAATTTTTATTTTTTAGTGATTCATTTAAAATAACTCATATTTTAAAAAAATATGGTGAAGAGCGTTATGCTAAATTAATAGCTAATAAAATAGTTGAATATAATAAAATTAGTATTTTAAAAAAAACTAGTGATCTTTCTAAATTAATTTCTTCTGTGGTATTTAATAAAACTTATAAACACCCATCAACTCGTACTTTTCAAGCTATTAGAATATATATTAATAATGAGTTGTATGAAATAACTGAAATATTTAAATATTTATTATCAATTCTTAATATAGGAGGTCGTATTTGTGTTATAAGTTTTCATTCTTTAGAAGATCGTATAGTGAAAAATTTTATGAATAAATATGGTAAAAGATTTTATTTCCCTTACAAATTACCTATTTTAGATTCTCAAATAAGAGATTTTAATATTATGAGATTAAAGGTATTCAAAAAAATATTTCCAACTAAGCGTACTATTTTATTAAATTCTAGATCCCGTAGTGCTATATTAAGATCAGCTGAAAAAATAATTTAGTTTTTTTTATATTTATTGAACAAAATATATACAATTTTATAATTTATGAGTTTTAATTTATGTTGTATTTAGATTATTTATTATTACCCTGGTTATTCAATGTGCCTAAGATAAAAATATTTAATATATCTTTGAATAGTAAATTTATTATTAAAGGAGATCTTTTTATTGCTAAGCCTGGATATAATATTGATGGTAGAAATTATATTATTGATGCATTAATTAGAGGGGCAAGTGCTGTATTAGTTGAGACAAATAATTTGATTTTAGATCTTAATATAACATATTTTAATGATGTTCCTATAATTTATTTTTTAAATTTGTCTAAAGAATTATCTTTTATTTCTCAACGTTTTTATCCTATATCTAATAAGTTAAAATTAATAGCAATAACAGGTACTAATGGTAAAAGCACTATTTCTCATTTAATTACTCAATGGGTTTTTTTATTAGGTAATACGGGGGCAGTTATGGGTACCATTGGTAATGGTATATATGGTGATTTATGTCCTTCAATTAATACTACAGAATCAGCTGTTGAAGTTTGTAAAATGTTGTATCATTTTTCTAAAAATAAAGTTGATATTGCTTCGATAGAGGTATCTTCTCATGGTCTCATTCAAAATCGTGTTTTATCTTTACCATTTACTGCTGCTATATTTAGTAATATTACTATGGATCATCTAGACTATCATATAAATATGGAAAGATATATAAAGGCTAAATGGTTATTATTTTCTAAACATGATATTAATATTAGTATTATTAATATAGATGATAATATTGGTAAACGGTGGGTAAAGAAAATTTCTAGGGTAGTTTGTGTTACTACTAATCGTAATTTACACTTTAGTAAAGATGAATATTGGTTAAAATTAGATAGTGCAAAGTATAATTTTAATAATACTATTATTCATTTTGATTCTTTTTGGGGTAAAGGAACTTTTAGTACTAAATTAATTGGTGAATTTAATGTTATTAATATTTTGTTAGCTTTGGCTACACTTTTGTGGATGGGATATTCATTAACTGATTTAATTTCTACTGCTAAGTTTTTAAAACCTATTATAGGCAGAATGGAAATGTTTCATTCGATTAATAAGCCTACTGTGATTATTGATTACGCTCATACTCCTGATGCATTAAAAAAATCTTTGATATCTGCTAGATTATATTGTAAAAATAAACTATGGTGTATTTTTGGTTGTGGAGGTAATCGTGATAAATCTAAAAGACCTATTATGGGTAGTATTGCGGAACAATTATCTGATTATGTAGTTATTACTGTGGATAATTCACGTTATGAAAATCCTATTTATATAATTAATGATATTAAATCTGGTTTTACTAATAAAATCAATAAGAAATATTTTTTTAATCGGTTGCAGGCTATATTCAGTACTATATTATATGTGGATAATGAAGATTTAGTTTTAATAGCTGGAAAAGGACATGAAAATTACCAAATTATTGGAAATTATTATATTGATTATTCTGATCATTCAGTAGTAAAAGCAGCATTGAAAAAAAGATATTCATCTTAATAAATTTTGATTACTTTAATTTTATTCAATAGTTTTATTAATTTTTAATAATTTGATTTAATAATATTTATTTGAATAATATAATTATATTATTTTTTTAATAGTTAAAGTTTGTAAATATTTATTTTCAAAAATTTATAATAATAAATTATTTTAAAATAATTTATTTATTATTTATGTAATGTATATTTTGAATTAAAATTAAATTGTAATATTTTACAGATATAATGTTAATGTTATGTAGCTAATTTTCTTATTCTAAATATATAATTTTATATATATAATATAGTAAAAATTATATTTTGATAATTGTGTAATAATTTACAATTTATATATAAAAAAAATGATATTTATTTTTAAGAGGTGATGATGTATGTTTTTTTGTTTATTTGACATATTTCATAATATAAATTTTTATTTATTTACTTTTTTTTCTTATAGAATTAGAATATTTGCAAGTTTTTTTACCTCATTCTTAATTTCTTTGTTTTTAGGTTTTTATTTAATAAATTTATTAAATAAATTTAATATTTATCAAATTATTAGAATAAATGGTCCAAAAACACATTATTTAAAAAATAAAACTCCTACAATGGGCGGTATAGTAATTATAATTTCGATTTTTTTGTCTGTTTTATTTTGGTCGTATTCTTATAATCATTATATAAAATATATTTTTATTATATTATTTAGTTATGGATTAATTGGATTAATTGATGATTATTTTAAGTTAATTAATAAAAATTCTAATGGAATAAGTGTCAAGTATAAGTACTTTTTTCAGTCTATAATAGCATTTATTTTATCTTTTTTGATATATTATCGTTGTAAAAATGTAATATTTTCTAAATTTATATTTAGTTATTTTAAATTTTCAGAAATACAATTAGATATATTCTATATAATATTATTTTATTTTGTTATAACTGGAACTAGTAATGCTGTTAATTTAACAGATGGATTAGATGGTTTGGTTGTTATACCAATTATTTTAGTTTTTTGTGGTTTTTTGTTAATATCTTATTTTTATAGTGATATTTATATTTCAAGTTATTTTAATATTCCTTATTTGTGTAATGCTAGGGAATTGGTTATTTTTTGTTCATCAGTAATAGGTTCTTGTTTAGGATTTTTATGGTTTAATTTTTATCCTGCTAAGATATTTATGGGTGATGTGGGTTCATTAGCTTTAGGTGGTTCATTAAGTGTTACTTCTATTTTGTTACATCAAGAGTTTTTGCTTTTTATTATGGGTGGTTTATTTGTTTTAGAAACTTTATCTGTTATTTTACAAGTATTTGTGTTTAGATTTTTTGGAAAAAAAATCTTTCTTATGGCACCTATTCATCATCATTTTGAATTGAAAGGTTATTTTGAACCTAATATAGTTATTCGTTTTTGGATTATTTCATTGATTTTTGTATTATTTGGATTATTTATTTTTGGAATTCATTAGTATATGTACAATTATTATAATAAGAAAATAGTTGTTATTGGTTTGGGAAAAACAGGTTTATCTTGTATAAATTTTTTTTTAAGACGTGATATTATACCAATGGTATTGGATACCAGAAATTCCCCTTCTAGATTAAATAAATTACCTAATTTTGTAAAATATAAATTAGGTCCATTAAGATGTGAGGATATTATTTTTTTTGATTTAATTGTTGTTAGTCCGGGTTTATCTTTAAATGATCCTGCATTATTGTATGCTAAAAAAATAGGTATAGAAATTATTGGAGATATTGAACTATTTTGTCGTGAATTACAATTTATTTCTGTTGTAGCTATTACTGGATCTAATGGTAAAAGTACTGTTTCTAGTTTGTTATATAATATTGCTAATGCTTCTGGTGTTAAAGTAATTTTGGCGGGAAATATTGGTACTCCTGTATTGGATACTTTAAAAGATTATGCTCAATTATATATTTTAGAATTATCTAGTTTTCAATTAGAAACTGTATTTAGTTTATCATCTGAAGTTTCTACGATATTAAATGTTTGTTATGATCATATAGATCGTTATCTTAGTGGTATTATGGAATATCGTTCATTTAAGTTAAGAATATATAATAATTCTAAAATATGTCTTATTAATGTTGATGATATATTTACATTTCCATTTAATAAAATTTATAAAAAATGTATTAGTTTTGGTTCTTATACAGGTGATTATTGCATGATAAAATATCGTGGTTCTTTATGGCTTAGCGTATATGGTAAACGCGTTTTAAATACATCTAAAA of Candidatus Purcelliella pentastirinorum contains these proteins:
- the murE gene encoding UDP-N-acetylmuramoyl-L-alanyl-D-glutamate--2,6-diaminopimelate ligase produces the protein MLYLDYLLLPWLFNVPKIKIFNISLNSKFIIKGDLFIAKPGYNIDGRNYIIDALIRGASAVLVETNNLILDLNITYFNDVPIIYFLNLSKELSFISQRFYPISNKLKLIAITGTNGKSTISHLITQWVFLLGNTGAVMGTIGNGIYGDLCPSINTTESAVEVCKMLYHFSKNKVDIASIEVSSHGLIQNRVLSLPFTAAIFSNITMDHLDYHINMERYIKAKWLLFSKHDINISIINIDDNIGKRWVKKISRVVCVTTNRNLHFSKDEYWLKLDSAKYNFNNTIIHFDSFWGKGTFSTKLIGEFNVINILLALATLLWMGYSLTDLISTAKFLKPIIGRMEMFHSINKPTVIIDYAHTPDALKKSLISARLYCKNKLWCIFGCGGNRDKSKRPIMGSIAEQLSDYVVITVDNSRYENPIYIINDIKSGFTNKINKKYFFNRLQAIFSTILYVDNEDLVLIAGKGHENYQIIGNYYIDYSDHSVVKAALKKRYSS
- the mraY gene encoding phospho-N-acetylmuramoyl-pentapeptide-transferase, producing the protein MFFCLFDIFHNINFYLFTFFSYRIRIFASFFTSFLISLFLGFYLINLLNKFNIYQIIRINGPKTHYLKNKTPTMGGIVIIISIFLSVLFWSYSYNHYIKYIFIILFSYGLIGLIDDYFKLINKNSNGISVKYKYFFQSIIAFILSFLIYYRCKNVIFSKFIFSYFKFSEIQLDIFYIILFYFVITGTSNAVNLTDGLDGLVVIPIILVFCGFLLISYFYSDIYISSYFNIPYLCNARELVIFCSSVIGSCLGFLWFNFYPAKIFMGDVGSLALGGSLSVTSILLHQEFLLFIMGGLFVLETLSVILQVFVFRFFGKKIFLMAPIHHHFELKGYFEPNIVIRFWIISLIFVLFGLFIFGIH
- the murD gene encoding UDP-N-acetylmuramoyl-L-alanine--D-glutamate ligase, with amino-acid sequence MYNYYNKKIVVIGLGKTGLSCINFFLRRDIIPMVLDTRNSPSRLNKLPNFVKYKLGPLRCEDIIFFDLIVVSPGLSLNDPALLYAKKIGIEIIGDIELFCRELQFISVVAITGSNGKSTVSSLLYNIANASGVKVILAGNIGTPVLDTLKDYAQLYILELSSFQLETVFSLSSEVSTILNVCYDHIDRYLSGIMEYRSFKLRIYNNSKICLINVDDIFTFPFNKIYKKCISFGSYTGDYCMIKYRGSLWLSVYGKRVLNTSKIKLFGFHNYINCLVVLAISDIMSFTRKIILRIFSLFKGLKHRFQLVHKRNNITWINDSKSTNLSSTIAALINFKNNIGFVWLFLGGILKSTFLSSLDSYIYKYKIKLCCFGKDGMFISSLYPNISIYRNTVEELIINIMPIVKSGDVILFSPACSSFDQFKNFKERGNYFLSIANKY